One Keratinibaculum paraultunense genomic window carries:
- a CDS encoding DUF4829 domain-containing protein, whose protein sequence is MPAKAVDENNSFVVYIKEDGLYYSYLDNGEEFRVHEGKEFSYPIISKTGMYIAYTHGTDLYVYDFENGNLDKLAKEIVSYDWIDEDTIIYSTEKAGFTIHDMKPKKGIQSSEDYIDEYYYENFKVSKDGSIYGNRISKWTVDNDKYAYNTGIVEIILEKNGQFKINTIVEGRKFTDDKLGYSPIISKITEDGRYIFIMEKFASGSLSADGIGIGLYDTKEKIHIDFTDIYGTEEMTYGEGDEGLVVLPFVSNVAINPKDSNLIAIIKGGFRERFMNKEVVLFNINKDKSYEIINIMEKDLVAMTPSFTLDGDKLLYSATKAIDPHSITDFNQAYKDWENQPHNIYEYDLKNSQVRKLTKGNEFDFMPINISKDEILICRLKDNGYSSLIKIIGEKEEIFADDVWRSQSLILFPLIDNLDYIKYAIDDGKGNIVVSSINREQADSIIVSVMGHKTLHIAKNKKRFKEFYNVFVQEDNLESQDTNNIKNIEIIFNEDNNYFDNKGPISITDKKMINDIVGMLDESQPIQDDEKMNNIRDMAYKDNKLILTDIDNEKSEIKFTFDTLYEIGFIEMDGEKLEPKYDFFRYILDLIEYGKYETNINSEVVELFKKYNWTIDYRVNTIKEKLPSDLKHEAGEHPIKIYWAYNNELSKSIGFDFSKYLGDTVVAEIYTLREPLPEYMKPMLNARGIVLKKDGKIIGAYIDAGRHESFACSLNRKSLEDIVNEDWDEWIKDYIDYDNKLEKEIAQLSPEGVIKTYFEALNSHNVKRAKACLARTKSNINLDLSANMSNYELYNKKAEDYYNNIKSVNLLEIKKLDKENEDSNTLSYRATADYKYKKMIVHEDGVLPYTVLLKKETKNGGWKIQDIGF, encoded by the coding sequence ATGCCAGCTAAGGCTGTAGATGAAAACAATTCCTTTGTGGTATATATTAAAGAAGATGGATTGTATTATTCATATTTAGATAATGGAGAGGAATTTAGAGTACATGAGGGAAAAGAATTTAGTTATCCTATTATTTCGAAAACAGGGATGTATATAGCCTATACTCATGGAACAGATCTATATGTATATGATTTTGAAAATGGAAATTTAGACAAATTAGCTAAGGAAATAGTATCCTATGATTGGATAGATGAAGATACTATAATCTATTCTACAGAGAAAGCAGGTTTTACTATACATGATATGAAACCTAAAAAAGGGATTCAAAGTTCAGAGGATTATATAGATGAATATTACTATGAAAATTTTAAGGTTTCTAAGGACGGAAGTATTTATGGCAATAGAATATCTAAATGGACTGTTGACAATGATAAATATGCCTATAATACTGGGATCGTAGAAATAATACTAGAAAAGAACGGTCAATTTAAAATAAATACAATAGTAGAAGGCAGAAAGTTTACAGATGATAAGCTGGGATATAGTCCTATTATATCTAAAATAACTGAAGACGGAAGATATATTTTTATTATGGAGAAATTTGCTTCAGGTTCACTAAGTGCAGATGGGATAGGCATAGGACTATATGATACAAAAGAAAAAATCCATATAGATTTTACTGATATATATGGAACTGAAGAAATGACATATGGAGAAGGTGATGAAGGTTTAGTTGTATTGCCCTTTGTTAGTAATGTAGCTATAAATCCTAAGGACAGTAATTTAATTGCTATAATTAAGGGTGGATTTAGGGAAAGGTTTATGAACAAAGAAGTAGTTTTATTTAATATCAATAAGGATAAATCCTACGAGATTATCAATATTATGGAAAAGGACTTGGTGGCTATGACTCCTAGTTTTACTTTGGATGGGGATAAATTATTATATTCAGCTACTAAGGCTATAGATCCTCACAGTATAACTGATTTTAATCAAGCATATAAAGACTGGGAAAATCAACCCCATAATATTTATGAATATGACTTAAAAAATTCCCAAGTAAGAAAGTTAACAAAGGGAAATGAATTTGATTTCATGCCTATAAATATATCTAAAGATGAGATATTAATCTGTAGGTTAAAAGATAATGGGTACAGCAGTTTAATAAAAATTATTGGTGAAAAGGAAGAAATCTTTGCAGATGATGTATGGAGATCACAATCATTGATTTTGTTCCCGCTTATAGATAATTTAGACTATATTAAATATGCTATAGATGATGGCAAAGGGAATATAGTTGTATCAAGTATAAACAGGGAACAAGCTGATAGTATAATAGTATCAGTAATGGGACATAAAACTTTGCATATAGCTAAGAACAAGAAACGTTTTAAGGAATTTTATAATGTTTTTGTTCAGGAGGATAATTTAGAAAGCCAGGACACAAATAATATTAAAAATATAGAAATAATATTTAATGAGGATAATAATTATTTCGACAATAAAGGGCCTATATCTATTACAGATAAAAAAATGATAAATGATATTGTAGGTATGCTAGACGAAAGTCAACCAATCCAGGATGATGAAAAAATGAACAATATAAGGGACATGGCTTATAAAGATAATAAACTAATCCTTACTGATATTGATAATGAAAAAAGTGAAATTAAATTTACTTTTGACACCTTATATGAAATAGGTTTTATAGAAATGGATGGAGAAAAACTAGAGCCAAAGTACGATTTTTTTAGATATATTTTAGACTTAATTGAATATGGGAAATATGAAACTAATATTAACAGCGAAGTGGTTGAATTATTCAAAAAATATAATTGGACTATTGATTATAGAGTAAATACTATAAAAGAAAAATTACCCTCTGATTTGAAACACGAAGCAGGGGAACATCCTATAAAAATATATTGGGCCTATAATAATGAATTGTCTAAAAGTATAGGATTTGATTTTAGCAAATATTTAGGCGATACCGTAGTGGCAGAAATTTACACATTAAGAGAACCACTTCCTGAATATATGAAACCAATGCTTAATGCAAGGGGTATTGTATTAAAAAAAGATGGAAAGATTATAGGGGCATATATAGACGCTGGGAGACATGAGTCTTTTGCTTGTTCTCTTAATAGGAAGAGTTTAGAAGATATAGTAAATGAAGATTGGGATGAATGGATTAAAGATTATATTGACTATGATAACAAACTAGAAAAAGAAATAGCACAACTGAGTCCTGAAGGGGTAATAAAGACATATTTTGAAGCTCTAAATTCCCATAATGTAAAAAGAGCAAAGGCTTGTCTAGCTAGAACAAAGTCAAATATAAATTTGGATTTATCTGCTAATATGAGTAATTATGAACTTTATAATAAAAAGGCAGAGGATTATTATAATAATATTAAAAGTGTAAATTTATTGGAAATAAAAAAGTTAGATAAAGAAAACGAAGATTCCAATACATTAAGTTATAGAGCAACGGCTGATTATAAATATAAAAAGATGATAGTTCATGAAGATGGGGTCTTGCCATATACAGTATTATTAAAAAAGGAAACTAAAAATGGAGGATGGAAAATCCAGGATATAGGTTTTTAA